The Candidatus Polarisedimenticolia bacterium genome contains the following window.
CTCGAGCCGGAGAACAGCTGATGGCGCAAGCCGCCGCCCTGGCGACCGACAAGAGCACGGGGTTTGTCCGGGGCCTCGGACTTCTCGACTCCACCATGATCGTCGCCGGATCGATGATCGGATCCGGCATCTTCATCGTCTCCGCCGACATCGCGCGCCAGGTCGGCTCCGCCGGCTGGCTGCTGATGGCCTGGGTCGTCACCGGGCTTCTCACCATCACCGCGGCCCTGTCGTACGGCGAGCTGGCCGCCATGTTCCCGCACGCCGGCGGCCAGTATGTCTACCTGCGCGAGGCCTACTCGCCGCTGTGGGGGTTCCTCTATGGATGGACGATGTTCCTGGTGATCCAGACCGGGACGATCGCTGCGGTGGCGGTCGGCTTCGCCCGCTTCCTTGGCGTCCTCTTCCCGGCGATCTCGCCGAGCCGCTTCATCCTGGGGCCGATCGACCTTTCCGACAGCTACGCCATCAGCCTGTCGACCCAGCAGCTCGTGGGCATCCTGAGCCTGATCCTCCTGACCTGGCTGAACACCCGCGGCTTGAAGCTCGGAAAGATCAT
Protein-coding sequences here:
- a CDS encoding amino acid permease gives rise to the protein MAQAAALATDKSTGFVRGLGLLDSTMIVAGSMIGSGIFIVSADIARQVGSAGWLLMAWVVTGLLTITAALSYGELAAMFPHAGGQYVYLREAYSPLWGFLYGWTMFLVIQTGTIAAVAVGFARFLGVLFPAISPSRFILGPIDLSDSYAISLSTQQLVGILSLILLTWLNTRGLKLGKIIQNVFTSAKTLSLIALILLGILVGRNAAAVSANFSSMWTPTSANEIRPDFSFVPAVTAAMGGFGLLVAFCVAQVGSLFSADAWNNITFTAGEVK